A segment of the Mercurialis annua linkage group LG4, ddMerAnnu1.2, whole genome shotgun sequence genome:
GGAGCTTCATCGTCGTCTTCTGCTTATCAGTTACGGCAAATAGGAGGGTTTTGTTAGGGCTTAATTTATAGTAGTATATATTTACatcatttatttataaaacaaatactagGAAAATTATTACTAtcgataaaatttataaattttcataaatatttaaacgactgaatttatttaaatttataatatttttatattatgttcATTTCaactttacttttaatttattttaacggtctattttttatatttttaaaaagtgttttatgatttggatattattgaatacattttttgttaaaataatttatttatttaataaaaatatatatggcTCATGATTTtcacatgtattttttttattagttagttATTCTCTCATCatctttttactatttttttctctaactgactattttctccttttttaagatttaatcatccaaaaatgtttcatcttttttatttttttgtttatgaccCACTTCTtcaaatcttcaattttagctcatttttcgatttttagtttcaattacaaccatttattcaaattgaaatgaaaatgcCTTTTAAATTGCTTTACATTATAGATAATTTgctataattgaaaataaaaattaattgagaAATGGACTTCATgtgttttcaaattttaaaatttttctatatatttattttacctTGAGaataagttaaatataattgatatgCTCCTCCTGCATATctagattaaattaatttccATGAAACATGCTTATTTtgtgtaataaaataaataatcaatgaTTTATATCTCAAATgttataagcgctaagcagaaTTATCTCAGGTGGTGAGTTTAATTCCTCCTACAAGCGTTTTTTCttctctaattataaaaaaaattgacagacCAATTATCGTCACTGATATTAAATGCATTTAAATTTTGTTGGAATTTGAGAGTTttgcataaattaaaaaaccttAGATGTCATGGCCACTGCTAGAAACAACATTTTAGCGGtggaatttagcgacggattaaatttccgtcgctaatcatTTTTGCGgcagatttagcgacggatttgaatccGTCACAAAATCCTCATTTAAATTGGCGGGAGCACCTCGCCATCTTCTCAAAAATTTGGCAAGGTAACTCCCGACATTTTTGTTGACACACTTAGCGACATATTTTTAAGACGGACTTTAGCGACAAATTTAAAATCCGTACTAAATACAAATTTTAGCAACAAATTTTGAAATCTATCGCTGAAGTGCGTTGCCAAAAaacattattataataaaatatttattagatttttaaattaaatataacataattatttaaaaaataataattatttatttatttaaaaaattattattttaaaagattattaattataaaaataataatatcttaGAGTGCGGAATTAAATTATGGAAgcaaatatttgttgttttcagttacatttaagtataatatatatagatatataaaaagaatCTGAGTTGGTTAAGATAGAGTTACACGCGATAAAGgcaaaatggacaactctattgggacggagagaGAAATAGTTTTTTGTGTTTAGGTAACTTAAAGGTTATttggattaaatatttttgcaaTCATCAAATTGTAGCttttttacaaaacaattatcaaattattaaaaattatcaaataatagCCTTTTTGAAGGTTATCAAACTATAAAAagtaatcaaaataattatgaaacttttatttattttttataaaaggaTCCACATCTAGATGATGAGGACGAAAATAAGATGTATTATAGGTAAccttttctaaaaaaaactatagtttattaattattttataatttttataattcgataataatattataaaaaaatataatttatgactttaaaaaatatttaattttactttgTTTCCGATTCAAGAAAACTATATAttgcttttaattttatacatagaaatatttttaaccTTATTTAACTCCTTATCAATGATTAATTACTAAGAATTGGATGGCGGTTGGACGAAAAATGATATTACCGCCCAGGAATGATTTAATCGGCCAAGAGTGGTCGGACTGGCGGTCAACAGTGGTCCCAATACTTTAccataataaaagaatattaaattctagttaaaattaaataattatgtcAGCAAATCTACGTctatgattattttaatttcataaaataaatagtattaTATTCTCTTATCATTATaggataaattataatatttcatCTAATAAAAGAATCATAAAACAAATTGCTACTGCAAACCATACTAAATGTATTGTTTTTGATCAAAATCTCTAATGATGAAAAGATCACCTTTTTCTTAGCTATATCTTAGGCTTAATACATattttgacccctgaacttgtacccttttacccatctaacctccaaacttaacgtctcacctatcgaactcctgaacttgttaaataaccccatttgacccccgaacttgataaatacgtaaacattgaacccctccgtacacaatttcttctagaacgtttcaagtgacaggtggacacgaagggttcaatatttgcatatttatcaagttcaggggtcaaatcggattatttaacaagttcataggttcgataggtgagacgttaagtttaggggttagatgggtaaaagggtacaagttcagaggtcaaattatgtattaagcccTATATCTTACCATTAAGGATATGGGCATCTCAAATTTCTTCATcaacaaatatgaaaaattttaACATCTCATCCGTAGCCCGTAGGTTAAattaatcatattataacactaattaaaataatattattataattttaataaaatattataatatactcctaattgaaaaaaaatactcATTAATTTATCGTAAAAATAACGGATAACATGATAAGCTCCTAGGGGTGTAAACGAGTTGGGCTACTCGTGAGTTACTCGAGATCGACTCAAAAAAAGCTCGAGATCGGCTCGAAAAATTCgagtcgagctcgagctcgagctcgagtagCTCCATCTCGAGCCGAGCTCGAGTACCATTTACTTAGGCTCGTGAGGCTCGCGAGCCTAAACGGGCCTAAACGAGCTTgttataaattaacaataataattttattatcattatattaaatttttacaccTCTAAATTTAGATATGCATcataaaaattggttaaattgtataatatatagtgaaaaataattaaaatacatcaaatctgatttttttattattgtttttatttttattaaattcaactcgagctcgagctcgagtagCTCGAATGTTGTTCGAGCTCGAGCTTCAAAATTAAAGCCcagtcgagctcgagctcgagctcgagcctGTAAAACatactcgagctcgagctcgagcttggcCTAACTCGGGCTCGGCTCGGCCCGTTTACACCCTAAGCTCCTAAGAAATTTCTCCAacaaatatttatcttttttcttttaaccaATGAATTGTAACTCCATAAGTTCACAACAACAAAATTGAAATCCGaagattaataaaaaatttaatacccaacagagaaaaaaaaaaactcacattCATTATCAAAAACtatttacatactaaaaattgataaaacaaaGCATACATTAATATCCTACAAAATCTTTAGTTTTCCCCTCAGGAAATACACCGCATGGAGTACATAGACACAGGTGAATCCACTGCAGGTGCACCGTACACTCTAGGTAGATCACTCTCCAATCCATAATCCATCATCGGACGGTACTCCAAATCTTCATCATGATCACAAACAAATTCAGGAATTTCAACTTCATTCCTTCTCACAAGCTCCCACAGATAATCAATCCGACTGATATACCTCAACTTCCCGTACAACCTGCCACACACAAATTAAACCCAAACCACGGCTTATATTAGTCAACTACCAGACAAAAATACTACAATGCGCATGTTGTTAAAATTAACTTACCCTCCACTGAACAGAAAACGACCAAAAGTAGCGAGGAATAGCCTAGCTTGCAGACCAGGATGGAGAAAATACACCGCCTGTAGATTCTCCTTGACTTTGATAGGAATGGAATCGTAAACAGATCGTAAGGCTGAGATTCCAGGAAAATTCTGGGTCCTTTGAACTCCGGTGTGCACGTATAACACTGTAAATGGCTTCAGTTCCAGCTGCGGATAAATCTTTTCTTCTAGAAAACTCTTCAGCCCATCAACGCTGATACTTTCCGCTGAAATAAAATCAGTAAAttgaaaatcaagaacagtACAATTggaaaaaatgtaaattaaaaatttatgaatagATGATTGATATGTACCAGAGAAGAACTGGCCGATGATGCGGAGGATCTGACGGCCACGCTTGTCTCTGCCATGgatcttgaaaatctcaagctTCTCAATGAGTTGGTGTTGATGCAGATCGGAAATGTGGGACATGGTTAATTTGGGTATGAAATTGAGAGgaaggaagaagatgaatgaATGGATGAGAGAGTGGAGCAGTGAATTATAACAAAATTCATGAATTCACTGCTCCATTTCATAATAGTTGCTCAAAGGGGATATTCTAAAGCATCTTCTTTTTTGGACCAAAACCAGAGAAGGTTTCGGCGTTTCGCTTCTTctcatcttttgtttttttctttatttttttgtttttgctctgctcgattttttatatttttggaacCTTCTTTTTCGCTCTGCTTTTGGTTTTCATCTTCCAGATCGCAGCCGTTGGTTTGAATTTTCGGATAAGA
Coding sequences within it:
- the LOC126676265 gene encoding uncharacterized protein LOC126676265, which produces MSHISDLHQHQLIEKLEIFKIHGRDKRGRQILRIIGQFFSAESISVDGLKSFLEEKIYPQLELKPFTVLYVHTGVQRTQNFPGISALRSVYDSIPIKVKENLQAVYFLHPGLQARLFLATFGRFLFSGGLYGKLRYISRIDYLWELVRRNEVEIPEFVCDHDEDLEYRPMMDYGLESDLPRVYGAPAVDSPVSMYSMRCIS